The window ACCCTTTTTCGCCGCGTCGTCGTCCCTCTGCCGTCGATCCTGACGGACGGGGTGATTCACGACGTTCACGACATGGAACACAGACGGGTTGCAGAAACCGCCCTTGTGCGCTCAGACTTCCACCCCGGCCCGAGGATCTATGTCTCGCGGTCGCGCTTGAGGTCGGCCCGATGCGTGGATGGGGAGCAGGAGCTCGAGGCGCTGTTGTCGCGCGCCGGCTACCAGATTATCCACCCTCAGGACCTCCCACTTGCGGATCAGATCGCCGCCTTTAACCGCGCCCGCGTTATCGTCGGATGCAGCGGGTCCGCTATGCACACCTCTCTGTTTCACCTTGGGGGTCCGCTAAATATCGTCACCCTATCCGGCCCGCGCTTCAATCGCCGGTTTTCACTCGTGGACCGTATCAAGTCCTACAAGGCGACCTATGTGCAGTGCCTGGGATTCACCGAGCGCGACGCGAGGGGCGCCATTTCGTCGATGAACTTGGACATGGCGCGCGCCATCGAAGGGCTTGATATCGCCGGGGCTCTCTAGCCGATCTTCTGAACCGACAGACGCGTGTTGACGTGAGTGTTCAGCGCCCCTCCGCCACTGGCCTGACGGCTCTGGACCTTCAGGGTCGCGCCGCCGGACGGAACGCGCACCCGTTCGGACACAGGGACGTCGGCTGGGTTCGAGCCGTCCTGCGGAAGGATGCGACGCGGCGCCCAAAGGCTCTTGTACCCCGACCCGGTGTCCAGCACGAGTCGGCTATCGCGGATGCCCGTGGCGTTGGGCGAGAACGCCACCACTCCGGACACGTCCCACAGGCCTTCGGCCAGAGTGAACGCGCCGGTCGACGCGTTGTAGAGCGCTCCGGGATCAACCTTGGCGATGAAGTCGCCACCGGGGCTGTTTCCGTTCGGGATGACATCGGTCCAGGTGTTGTCGGCAAGGGTTTGATTTTCGTCCGTGGGGACGTAGGCGAACGTTCCTGCGAAGCCAGTGCTGGCGGAAACCGTCGCCCCGCGCACGACATTGTTCCGGAACCAATTCGGTGCGGCCCGGTCCTTTACCGCAGCCCCGTCGACGAACCCCCCGTAGTCCATGAAGGACTTGCCGGCCATGGTGTGCACGCCAGAGCCGCCCGATAGTGTGAGAAACACACCGTCGAGCGCGTTGATGTAGGACGTGGCCACGCGTACCGTAAGGCCGAGTTCGTCCCACCCCAGCCAGTATGTGACGCCTGCGGTCAGCCCGGTCGGAAGGGCTCCCGCCGAAGTGAACGTGACGGGCTTCCCCTTGGTCACAGGGAAAGAACCGTCGGCCATGGTAAGATCGCCGCCTGTGCGCGACACCACGACCGACCCGACATGAGAAGCGATGACGTTGCCCTCGACTACCACGTCCTTGGGGAAGGACGCGCGCAGGGGATTGCCGCTATTGCGGTCCAACCCGACACCCATCGTCGGCGAGCCGATGTCCTTGTAGTAGCCGTTCGATCCGGTTTCCGAGATGACCAGACCAGAAACTCGAACTTGCTGCTGGTAGGGCTGGCCTTCGGTATCCGTCGGGCCGCCGATGACAACGCCGTAGCGCCCGCAGTGCTCGATGTTCAGGCCCGAGATATTGTCTCGGTAGTGAGCATGGGCCAGCTTCACGCCGTTGTTGAAGCAGTGGCGGACGACGCCGGTCACCTTGGCGCGCGTCGAGCCGTAGCCCGAGAAATCGACACCTTGGTCCACTTGCTCGACATGGACCTGGATCACGCCGTTGCGCACACGGTCGAGGGTCACACCGCGCGAGTAGCGCGAGCGCTCCACCGTGGTACGGTCAGTTCGGCCCAGGCGCGCGACCTTGGCAGCGAAGAAGGCCGTCTCAATGTCGACGAGCACCACACCTTCGACCGTGTCGTTCGTCTGTGTCGTGTGGACGTAGAAGCCGTCGTGGGCATACACATCGCCCGTGACAAGGCCGACTTTCTCGAACCGGATCAGCTCGCCCGCGTTGTTGCCGAACGCCTCCAGTCCCGTGACGCGCGCCCAGCCCACATGGCTGATCTCTACGCCGACGTTCGAGTGCAGGACGGTATCGGACGATCCGCCGTTGCGGTCGATCTTGACGTTATCCAGCACGATCCAGTCTGTAGAGCTGGCCCCGGCCCCCGAGAACTGAAGGGTCCGCGACGTTCCGGTCGTCTGGTTGGGGTTCAGGTCCTTGAACCGCGCGTTGCGGATGGTGAAGTTCGCCCCCAGCCCCGGCAGCCCACCGTTGAAGAAGCCGAAGTTCACGCCATACAGCTTGTTCCCGCCGTCGATAGGCAGGCCCGTCGATTTGGCGGCGGCGATCACCGCCAGCCACGCGGTCGTGTCGTTGGATGTGCCGTCCCCGGCCGCGCCGTAGCTCAACGGGCTCAGATAGACGCGAGACGCCAGCCCTAGGTTCTCGACGAAGCTTTCGGCCTCCTCCTCCGACAGGTTGGAGCCGTCCCGGTCCGCCTTGATGTTGGTGCTTTCGGCCGCCTGAATGCCGTTCACGTCACGCAGCCCGCCAATCGGCACATCGTCAGCGTCGCGGATGGCGATCGTATAGACCGCGTTCAGGTCCGCAAAGAGCGACGGAAACACCCCGGCTGCGTCCGCTATTACCGGGTTGGGGTGCGCCACATTGAGGGCATCAGTCGTATAGACCGCCTGCAACGTGGTCGTTTCGTTGAGGAAGAAATAGATCTTCGCTCCAGCCACTGGCGCACCATTGATATCAAGCGCGGGCATGTAGTTGGGGATGATGATGCGACCAGAGGCCATCATGTTCTCCGTCTTGGGAAAGCGGCGTCGTCCGACGCGGCGTGGTGTGTTATGGTGGCGCTATGAGCGAGAAACCGAGACACGCCCTATGGGGGCAGGATACGTCCCGCTGGAGCATCCTCACCCACGTGGTGGCCTGGGCCATCTTCCTGCCCTGCGCCTATGGCGTAGCGTGGCTGGCCGGCAAGCTGACCGACTTCATCCTGCCATTCTGATCCGAGGCTGTTGCGGCGCCTGAGCCGCCCCCGCTGCGCCGCTGAGTTGCGGCACCATGCGTTCGACAAGACGCAAGCTCTCTTGCTGGCTGAAACCGCGCTGACGCAGGATCGACAGAACCTCGTCTGTGCGCGACGGATCGGTGGCGAGGCTGATCAGCGTTTCGGCCTGTTGGTCGGACATGCCGCGCGACTTGAGCAGATCGATTGCGCCCCCAATGGCCTCTCCGAAACGTCCCGTCAGGACGTTGCCGACGATGTTGCCTGCCTTCTGGGCTTCGCCATCCTGGCTGTTCAGGAAGGTGTTCGACCCGGCGCGCGGATTGACGTTGTGGCCGGTCATCATCAACTGGCGACCGACACCCGCCCCCTGGCGCAGTTCATCCGCCCCTTCTTGACCCAGCAGAGCCGTGACTTTGCGCTGCATGTTCCGGTCGGTGGCGATGCTGTCGAGAACGCCCGGCGCGCCTCGCCCCGTTCCTGCGGCGCGCTCTAGCCCCGCACGGCCAGCCGCCGCCGCGATCTGGCGCTGAGCGGGGTCCATGCCCTCCACAGCCTGTACGAAGTCGGCAGGGTGGCCCTTGTTGCCCGCGAAGCGATCCCCGATCTCCACGGCGTCACCAAGACGGGCGCGCTGAGCGTAGCCCTCCAGGGCGTCGCCGTAGGCCGGAACCTGATCGCGCGCGTTCTGGCGCACCGCCCGGCCCGCCGCCCCAAAGACGCGCTGCGCATTGGCGTCGGTCCCGCCCGCCTTGCCGAGATAGAGCGACAGGAGGTCGGCGGCGCCAACAGAGATTTCGGTATTCGGCTGATCGAGCAGCGTGTCGGCCAACTGGTTCAGTTCGGCGGCGACGTTGCGTTCCTGCTCGTCCACCGAAGACCCGAAGAGGCGGGCGGCCTGACGAATGGCGGAACGGCCCTCTTCACCACGCAGGGCCATGACCGACGACGGGTCGAGTTGAACCCGCTCGCCGCGCACCGCATCAAAGGCGGGGCGAGATGCGTCACGCTGATAGGCTTTCAGCGCCACGTCTAGTTGCTCGGGCGTGGCCTCAATGGGCGAAACGCGCTGCGCGAGCCCCTGGGTGAAGTCCTGCACCTCGCCGCGCCGACCGGTGGCGAAGTTCTCAGCCGCCTGGCGTCCCGGCGTCTGACGGGTGGCGGCGACGCGGGTGCGCGACTGAACGACCGAGCCGCCAGCATCCGCAATGGTGGGCTCAGCGCCAAACCGGCGCATGTTCGCCACCTGGGCCTCCATGTCGGCCAGACTGACGCCTTGCCGCGCATTGTCTTCGCGGCGATCCTGATGGCTGAGGTAGTCCTTCAGCCCCAGCGCCTGGATGCGATAGCCCTCAAGGGCTTGCGGGGTGATGCTCTGCGGGGTCAGGCGGGCCGGGTCGATGCCGAACATCGGCGCGTATTGCTGGACGGCCGCGAACTGCTGATCCGGCGGCAGGTACTGGATGCTCTGGATCACCGCCGCCATTTGCCCGGCCTGCTGCGCGGCCTGAGCGCGCTCCCGTTCCGAGGCATTCGCCTTGAACTGCGCGATCTGCGCCAGTTCTTCGGGGCTGGAAGCGAACGAGGTCGCACCCTGATAGTCTCCGGTGCGCAGAGCGTCGGTCATGGCTGATGGTCATATCCAACTTCGCAATGAGCCGTCGCCGTTCGATGCGGTGCGGATCAACATCGAAGACCTGTTCACCCAGGCTAAGGGCTTTCTCGACGGCGATCCGGTCACGTCTCAGGCCGTGGCTGATGAGATCGGCGCCCTGCTGGCCGAAATCCGTCAGGCCGAGAAGGCCGCCGACGAAGCGCGCAAGCTGGAGAACAAGCCGTTTGATGACGGCAAGGCCGAGGTGCAGGAACGCTATGGTCTTTCGCCCATCTCCCTGAAGGAACCAAAGACGTGTCGCCAATGCGGTAAGGAGCGCTGTGTCGAAGCAGAGCGCAAGCTGGCTGAGGCGGAAAGGCTGAACGACCGAGCCGCCGATCTGATGCGCCAGTGCACCGATCCCGAGCGCTTCGTGGGCGCCAGCACTCTCAACGTCTACGCAAACATGAGGGCGTGGCTCTCTGACCTCAGCAAGGAGGCCGAACGTGGGTGAGATCGAAGCCATCAAGAAGATTGCCGAGGTCGCGAGTGCCGTCGGCTTTCAAGCAGGCGTTCCGGCCGCTGATGTGGCGGGGCAGCTTGTCTCGTTCCTCTACGCCAACCCGGAGCATGTCGAACGGTTCATGCGCGAGGGAGCCGAACTGTTTGTTGACGGCACCATTCAGCCCGAATGGGGCGGCCTCACATATCGCGCAGGCAACGGAGAAATACTGTCTCCCGCCGATCTCCGCGACCGGAAAGACATGGTGCGCCAATGACTGACCCTATGGAACTGGTGGGACGGCTGGAAGACCCGCGCATGGACGGCCCGCTCAATCGCGAAGCCGCCGCCTGCATCCGCGAGATGGTGGAAGTCGAAAACGACGCCATCCAGAAACGCGAAGGGCTGGAGGAAGACCTCTATCAGGCCGTCCTCGTCGCCTATCGCCGGGGAGCCGTCGAATGGACGCAGCTTAACTACCCGCAATGGATCAACGCGATTTCGGCGGGTCGTGAGGTCTGCCCGCCAGCACCAGGAGCAGAAGCATGACCGCTGACCTGTCCGCCCTCATCGCTAGGCTGGAGGCTGCCGAGGTGGGGAGCCGGGAGTTGGGCCATGATGTTCTGCTGTCCCTTGGCTGGCATCGTGACCAGATCGGAAACTTCTACGGTCCGCTCTACCAATGGTCATCGCCTGACCGCTCTCCGCATTTTATCAGCGGCGACGAGGACAAGCTGCCTAACCCGGCTATTTCCCTCGACGCCGCCCTTGCACTGGCTGAGAGGGTGTTGCCGGGGTTCACGTGGAGGGTGCAGCGCCACACCAGCGGAATGTTTGACGCGGCGCTGTGGGCCGATCCAGACGATAACTATGTCGGTTATGGCCGTACCCCATCGCCCGCGCTCTCTCTCTGCATCGCCATTCTCAAAGCCAAGGCACAGGGAGAGAGCAATGGGTGACGTGGTTCAGTTTCCGCAGGTCGTGCGCGAGGACGAGATAGTAACCGTCACGCTGGAAGATTTCTTTGCCGTGGTCACGAAGCAAAAGACGCTGGAAGACATCAAGTGGGAGAAGGCTCACGAAGCCCGCATCAAAGAGCTGACGGACATGGGCGTCGAGCGCCTACGTCACCTTTGGGATAATGTCAGCGACGAGACCTCCTTCTACGAAGGCGAGTTCGGGATGCACGACTGCGCCGACATTCACACTGCTCTGAACCGATTGGGGGATGGGTATTACTGTGCAGTCTGATCGCATGACCCCCACCACACCCCCTGATGGAGAGGGACGATGAGCGCCGCGAACGACCGCTTTGCGAACCTCGGCCCGGCCACCGAGGCCATCCTCTCGCGGGCCTTTTCCGACGCCGTGATGATCACCGCCCAGGCGGCGGCCCGGATCATCGGGGTTGACGACAAGACCTTTCACGCGCTCGTTGAGGGCCGGGCTATTCGATACGTCCTGATCGGGCGTAGCACCAAGCGATACACCGAGGCCGATATTCGGGCCTATCTGATGAGGGACACCGAACTGCCGTGTCGGTCTACAAACCCGCCAAGAGCCGTTTCTGGCAGTATGACTTCCAACACAAAGGTCGTCGGTTTCATGGCTCGACGGGCGTTGAAGGCAAGCGCGACGCAGAGGCGGTAGAGCGCCGCATCCGCATCCAGGCCGCCAAGGGCGAACTGGACGACGCCTCGCGCATGACCCTCGATGTGGCCGTGTCGAAATGGTGGGATGAGAAGGGGTCGACCCTCAAGGGCGGGGAGCGACTTGAAGCGAGGCTGGCTCGCATGATCGCTCTCGTCGGCCCGAACACTCCCCTGTCCGAAATCACGACGGAAGCTGTCGGTCGAGCCATCCAGAAGCGCCGCGGCCAGACCCTCACGAAGTCGAAGGCCAAGGGCGCGAAGGCCTATCTGCCGTCCAACTCGACAGTGAACCGTGACATGATCGACACCCTGAGGCCCGTCCTGAACCGGGCGCGCAAGGCTTGGGGCGCCAAGCTGCCCGTGATCGACTGGGCTGAACTGCGCATGGCCGAGCCCAAGCCCAAACCAAAAGAGTTCGCCGGCGACGAGTTGGCCCTCGTTCTGGCCGAGGTCCAGCCGCACTGGCACGACATGATCCACTTCGCGGCGCGCTACGGCTGCCGCCTGTCGGAACTGTTCTTCAGCCTGGATGACCTGGATGTTTCCGCCCCCGAGAACGCCCGCGTGAAGCTACGGAACCGCAAGGGCGGCGACGACCATACGATTCCGCTCCTCCCCGACGATGCGGCCATGTTAGCGGCTCGCCTTGGCCGGGCACGCAAGGCCGAGATCGGTACCGTCTGGTTTCGTGAGAAGGCATCCAAGGTGCGCGGCCGTCCGCCTCGCGTCGTCGCCCTGACCTACAACGGCGCGGCCATAGCGTTGCGCCGGGCGATGGAGCGGTCGGGCCTGAAGGCGTCCAAGGGGATGCGCGGCGCCCACGATCTGCGCCACCACAGCGCCATGCAGATGCTTCGGGCGACCGGGAACCTGCGCGTCGCCCAGAAGCTCCTCGGCCACGCCGATATCAAATCCACCCTCGTCTACGCCCATGCGGTTGAGGCGGACGTAAGAGCCGGGCTTGCAGCACTTTCCCGGAATAGTCCCGAACCCACCGAAGCCGAATCCGGAAAAGACGCGGCGGAACAGCCCGCTAAGGGCAAGTCGTCTGGCGCTTCATAACCCACAGGTCGGCGGTTCGATCCCGCCTCCAACCACCACGGATTTTCCCGTCGAATGTGTGATCAGCCCTGCGGAATTCGCGTGGCGCCGCCAGTGATCTTGCACAGATAGTCGCGCTGGACGTGGCCGGTGTTGGCGCCGCTGGGCGTCAGGATGCCGCCGCGCGCGGTGCAATCGGCTTCGAGGGTGTCCAGTTCCTGCTGGTAGGTGGGGTAGGTCTTGCTCGTGACGCAGGCGCCGAGGAGCAGGGGCGCGGCAAGAGCCGCGAGAATGAGGGGGGCGCGCATGACGGGTGTCTCCTTGCA of the Brevundimonas pondensis genome contains:
- a CDS encoding glycosyltransferase family 61 protein gives rise to the protein MDQFTIEKPKLSAATWLGLTLISDTDVLRSKSVMGGSVVKGPPGVVEMENLLFVPGWRCLFTKDGRRVEETVSFGSYPGIRPITAAKLAKHDPPETSVRAEQVIDEVVTFGGPTIPHYGHQLTDGMARQWWRDDNPSLITAPLSGYQLALAEMGSPRRIISPDRPTLFRRVVVPLPSILTDGVIHDVHDMEHRRVAETALVRSDFHPGPRIYVSRSRLRSARCVDGEQELEALLSRAGYQIIHPQDLPLADQIAAFNRARVIVGCSGSAMHTSLFHLGGPLNIVTLSGPRFNRRFSLVDRIKSYKATYVQCLGFTERDARGAISSMNLDMARAIEGLDIAGAL
- a CDS encoding tyrosine-type recombinase/integrase — encoded protein: MSVYKPAKSRFWQYDFQHKGRRFHGSTGVEGKRDAEAVERRIRIQAAKGELDDASRMTLDVAVSKWWDEKGSTLKGGERLEARLARMIALVGPNTPLSEITTEAVGRAIQKRRGQTLTKSKAKGAKAYLPSNSTVNRDMIDTLRPVLNRARKAWGAKLPVIDWAELRMAEPKPKPKEFAGDELALVLAEVQPHWHDMIHFAARYGCRLSELFFSLDDLDVSAPENARVKLRNRKGGDDHTIPLLPDDAAMLAARLGRARKAEIGTVWFREKASKVRGRPPRVVALTYNGAAIALRRAMERSGLKASKGMRGAHDLRHHSAMQMLRATGNLRVAQKLLGHADIKSTLVYAHAVEADVRAGLAALSRNSPEPTEAESGKDAAEQPAKGKSSGAS
- a CDS encoding helix-turn-helix domain-containing protein — encoded protein: MSAANDRFANLGPATEAILSRAFSDAVMITAQAAARIIGVDDKTFHALVEGRAIRYVLIGRSTKRYTEADIRAYLMRDTELPCRSTNPPRAVSGSMTSNTKVVGFMARRALKASATQRR